A single genomic interval of Cyprinus carpio isolate SPL01 chromosome B24, ASM1834038v1, whole genome shotgun sequence harbors:
- the LOC109058534 gene encoding cerebellin-2-like, whose amino-acid sequence MVPAACPGPFAMLALAFLLGGGIGLCLGQNDTEPIVLEGKCLVVCDSNPSSDGGVTSSLGISVRSGSAKVFLSGAVRGTNHEPSEMSNTSMTIYFDQVLVNIGNHFDLKASLFTAPRRGIYSFSFHVVKVYNRQTIQVNLMQNEYPVISAFAGDQDVTREAASNGVLLMVEREDRVYLKLERGNLMGGWKYSTFSGFLVFPL is encoded by the exons ATGGTGCCAGCAGCCTGTCCCGGACCCTTTGCCATGCTGGCTCTCGCCTTTCTCCTGGGAGGTGGCATAGGGCTCTGTCTGGGCCAGAATGACACGGAGCCCATCGTTCTGGAGGGAAAGTGTCTGGTGGTGTGCGACTCCAACCCCTCTTCTGACGGAGGAGTCACCTCTTCGCTTGGGATATCTGTGCGCTCCGGCAGCGCCAAAGTTTTTTTAAGTGGCGCCGTAAGAGGGACAAACCACGAACCTTCGGAGATGAGCAACACATCCATGACCATCTATTTTGACCAG GTCTTAGTAAACATTGGCAATCATTTCGACCTAAAAGCGAGTTTGTTTACCGCACCACGGAGAGGAATATACAGTTTCAGCTTTCATGTGGTCAAGGTCTACAACAGACAAACCATACAG GTTAACCTGATGCAGAACGAGTACCCGGTCATATCTGCTTTTGCTGGAGATCAGGATGTCACGCGGGAGGCGGCGAGTAACGGAGTTCTACTGATGGTGGAGCGCGAGGATCGAGTCTATCTCAAGTTAGAACGAGGGAATCTAATGGGAGGATGGAAATACTCCACGTTCTCTGGATTTTTAGTCTTTCCTCTATAA